CCGGAAGCGTAAACTCGAAGTTTGAGACCTTCGGGAGAAGAGCCCGCGACCGGGAACGGTGACAACTGAATGGTTGATGGGACCTTCAAGACCCAAGCTCCCGGAGGTACCCGAAGGTTTTGGTGACCTTCGTCGACTGAAGACGCGTGAGTAAAACGTGAGTATGTAAGAGGGTCGGAGTTGTGCACCCTCCAAATGCGTGAggaggtcggatttgtaaacctctcatcttgtaattttaccccggaaCCGGCCaagagtgagctgtaaatgagttgggagggaGCAATTTAGTaaaacctggccgagggctaggggtataaatagccccctctctccacagtgtgaGGGGTTCAATTTTCTGACTATTATTAGAGAGCTCGGTATTTACTTTCATTGCCACCTTTCTTattgttcatgctccctgtttggGCATCTACAAAGCAAAGATCCCAACATACATTAGCAGCAGGACATGGGTGATGAATTCACCGCCAGTGCTGAGATGCTGGCTGTGGAAAGCACCACCGCAGCGAGGCGCGACGAAGAAAAGCATCTCCAGCCACACAGCGGTGATGAGCTCCCAGCATTCATCTTCCTGGATAGCGATGAGCTCTTGGGCTACCTCACACGCGCGATTGGTCACTGCAGAATCCAGATCCTCGTATGTGCTTTGCAGAAGTTGCATATGAGCTGTCGGTTGTTGGCCGCTGCTGCCCTGGGGAAGAGCCACCGCTTCGGCTGGTCCACCGCCATGGACATTTTTCCCTGCTTTGAGGAGTTCCTCGTTCTCCATTACCACTCTTCCCCCAAGTCCATCCATAAGATGATTAAAGGCGAGCAACGGGTCCATTCCACTGCCTGTCTGTTTCCAGACCTGGAATACCATCCGGGCAGGGTTCCCCTCATGGGCCACACCTGATAGGTTACGGACCTTTTTTGCTTCCTCCAGTTCGCCGTGAGCTTTGCGATGTAAGAGCTGTGAATTGGTCTTGAGCATCACCCCGCACTTGAAGACGAGGTACATGATATAATTCGACACCTCTCTGCACATCCTCTTCTTCCCCTTCATATCAGGACTGCTGCTGGACTGGGTGCATCCTTCATAGTAGCAGATATCTGTTGCCATGTGCCAGATGAGCACGCTCGTCTGGAAATCCATGGCGGCGTCGATGCTCCGGTGTAGCGCCGCCGTCCCTGGACGAGCAGAGGCCGAGTCTCTATGGTTGCCCGCCCACTTCTGGAGGGCCAGCAGACCACCGGTGCTGGCAAAGTTCCAATCTTGCTGCCCGCCTGCTCCCAAGTCTAACAGCTTGTCTAGAACCAACTCCTTGAGATCCCCGGGGAGGGCGATGCGCGTCACATCGAGTGCCTGGACACCACAGGCTTTGAGGGGCTTCTCTATCCATCTTCGTAGCACGGACCCCGCCGTTCCTTGAGCAGCAGAAGCATCGTCTTCCGCGGCAGCATGTTGCCCGAACATGTTATACTGAGCTAGCTTCTCGGACCACTCGGCCCTGCTAGCCAAATGCAAATTTACATCACCATCCGTGGTTTCTCTCATACAGTCAGAAAACGAGATGAAGGCAGACGACACATCCAGGGCGACGGCTCCTGCCAGCAGGATGTAGGACACCACGACATCAGCTCTGCTGTAGGCTCGCAG
The Panicum virgatum strain AP13 chromosome 6N, P.virgatum_v5, whole genome shotgun sequence genome window above contains:
- the LOC120680301 gene encoding uncharacterized protein LOC120680301, which codes for MPFWAPFVLVHLGGQSSITAFSMQDNELWGRHLLGLVTQVALAGYVVSKSSLSDGRLLAAMVLMFLSGCVKYAERTLCLYLASPAKRRDHSLGSMSFVLQQHRSSRVERRSSSRNPGAAGVDRRGYSSDLTELAGERLRRRFDRMLNAHSGSGPEEKGSLLDIGSDVHPVMSVDAPLNDLSTVVCAESDIIPQLHEQYRRREGRSSKAYGYVAERLVPFYQDLYTKKPLSHLRQRFLLDYACSCSPDAEDHGCMLNNVRCLVTLTLVALLVPVLYFSTLPTPIALALFVATDKGGGLRAYSRADVVVSYILLAGAVALDVSSAFISFSDCMRETTDGDVNLHLASRAEWSEKLAQYNMFGQHAAAEDDASAAQGTAGSVLRRWIEKPLKACGVQALDVTRIALPGDLKELVLDKLLDLGAGGQQDWNFASTGGLLALQKWAGNHRDSASARPGTAALHRSIDAAMDFQTSVLIWHMATDICYYEGCTQSSSSPDMKGKKRMCREVSNYIMYLVFKCGVMLKTNSQLLHRKAHGELEEAKKVRNLSGVAHEGNPARMVFQVWKQTGSGMDPLLAFNHLMDGLGGRVVMENEELLKAGKNVHGGGPAEAVALPQGSSGQQPTAHMQLLQSTYEDLDSAVTNRACEVAQELIAIQEDECWELITAVWLEMLFFVAPRCGGAFHSQHLSTGGEFITHVLLLMYVGIFAL